The Candidatus Nezhaarchaeota archaeon sequence CACCACATCATAGAACTCCCTCGTGTAGAGTAGGTATGACGGCCCTCCGGCCAGTGGGTCTGTCACATCGATTATTATCACATCGAACCTCTGCTGAGTCTCCTCTAAGAACCTCCTTCCATCCATGAACAGTAGCTTTAACCTATGGTCTTCAAAGGATCCCTGATGTATAAGGCTCAGCCTAGACTTAGCTAGTTCAACAACTTCACGATCTATGTCTACCATCACTACTTCCTCTACGCACCTATGCTTCAATACTTCGCGGGCTGTAGCCCCCTCTCCTCCTCCTATTATAGCCACTCGGCACGG is a genomic window containing:
- a CDS encoding spermidine synthase — its product is MPEGASFTYFVEHQTPNTSVVHKVKRVLYTGDTQFQHVDIIETYDFGTCLVLDGKVQSSTFDEWIYHEALVHPAMFTHPNPCRVAIIGGGEGATAREVLKHRCVEEVVMVDIDREVVELAKSRLSLIHQGSFEDHRLKLLFMDGRRFLEETQQRFDVIIIDVTDPLAGGPSYLLYTREFYDVV